The window TACGCCCTGTTGTAACATTATTTGCCTGAGAAGTCCTTACATTCAGAAAACGCTCGTAATGTCCGAGATCCAGATCAGTTTCTGCACCATCATCAGTAACATAACATTCACCATGCTCATACGGATTTAAGGTTCCGGGATCGACATTTATATAGGGATCTAATTTTTGTATCGTTGTTTTATAACCACGTGCTTGGAGTAATTTTGCCAATGAAGCTGCAATAATTCCTTTTCCTAATGAAGAAGTTACACCACCCGTAACAAAAATGTATTTGGTATCTGCCATTATGAATAAAATGTTGTGTTGTTGTATTACGGCGGCAAAAGTACAAATTGCAGATGGAATTTAACTAAATAAATCCTTAAAAAATACAAACCGGTATGAAGAAAACAAAAAATACGTAAAAAACTGTAAATCAACCTTTTTAAAGAGAAAATCGATCTAATATCGCTTTTGAATCTCCCGGATCAACCCCTCTAAACCGTTTACTTTTATCTCGTACATAGCCTGCATCTGCTCGCCCAGTTTCCCCTGGGGAAATCCCTTCTGTCTGAACCAGGTATAATAAGGCTCCGGCAAGTCTATCAAGTACCTGCCTTTATACTTTCCGAAAGGCATTTTAGCCCTGGCCAGTTCAATTAAATATTTATTATCCGGCTGCATGTTCACTATCCTATCTTTTTCTGCTATTAAGTTTTAAATACTTCTTGAGCTTGCCTTCTATTTTACTTTGCCAGAGTACCTGTGCCGACTCATGAACGGATGATTCCGTTTGCTTATCATAAGCTTTTTGAACAGAATCCATCTCTATAGTAATCCTATCGTGCATTTTTTCCAACTCAAGTTCCACATCGTCATTAAAACTCAGTTTACCGATTTCGTAAATCAGCTTCTGAGCATACAAAGCCGTTATATCGAAATGAAGCTGCTCATGAGCCAGAACATTGTCATTCACATATTTCGGTTTATACCAGCTGTCTTGTGTAGAAAAATAAGCAAACACAACCACCTCATAATTACTGTTTCCCTGATCAGTCCTTGTAATAAGCTTATAACCTATGCCACTTGAAGTTACGGCAACAGCATTTGAATTGATTTTAGGAGTTCCTTTAAAATCTGCCCATGCTAATTTTTGCCCTGCCTCCCAGATAATAATTTCTCTGGGGGTTCTTTGCAGAAAAGCCAATGCCATCAGGAATGATAATACCAGGGATTTCATTTTTTAAACATTTATCCCCTAAAATTAAACAAAAGGCATCAGCCGCAGCCTATTTATTTTACTTCTTTAATCTCGAGATTGTCGTATTTCACAATATACACGCCTGTATTCATATACCCGCCTGCATATTGCTTTTTATAGGCAAACTTGTTTTCAAGATACTCGGTCTCACCTACCCGTGAAGCTACCCGGTAGAGATCCTTATTATACGACAAACGCAACAAGATGTCCATCATTAAATCAAAACCCCTGATAGCATATCGGTTCGGATAACTACCAAAACGTTCCTCATATACTTTATGAAAAGTATTGTCAAGTGAAGAAGGCTTGTCTACTGTAGGATAATGAAATTGCAATGCAGACAAATACGAGTTCTTAATATCATCGCTGGTTTCATAGGCATCTCCTTTATTTGTAGTAAACATTACGATCTTCCGATGGTCTGTCCTGAGTGAATTTAGAACGTTCGCTATGTTTGTCAGTAATGGAATACGATTAGACTCAACAACAACCCAGTTCTCTTTTTCTTTAGAAAGACTTCTTTCAAGGTTAACCATTTTCACATAGTTGTCGGATTCTGTTGTTACAATGCTGGCTGAAGGAATTCCGGCCTTTAATTTATTCTTCACTATAGCATTCTTACTGTCGGCTATAATAATAATATGCTTGTCCTGACCTTTTTCGACAATAAAATCGATCATCTTATCTACCAAAACTTCATCCGACGGCAATGTCTGAAATACATTTTGGTACAACTCTATATTCTTATTCGTAAAAGGAGCAAAAACAGGAACATTATGTCTTCTAAGGCCATAGGATAATTTATTGAACGATCTGTATGTAAACGGTCCGATTACAGCATTGTAAGCCGTAAAATCAGTATTGTTCAACAACTTCGACACTCCCACTTCAGTTCCTTCTGTATCTAATATCTTAATATCAGCATTAACTCCCAGCTTTTTCACAGAGTCTATAGCCACCAACATTCCTGAATAGAAGTCAAGAGAAATGTTAAGTAAACGATCTGCTTCAAGTTTTTTTCTCGCATCATTTGATGATTCAAAATCGATCTCATTTAGCTTTAAAGGAATAGCTACAGCTATCTTAGATATCAATTGAGAATTAATACTATCCGTCAATGTAAACTTAGGCATTAGCTTGCCATCTTCCTGCACATTGTACGCACCAAAAGTCTCTTTAGGAAGCTTTAATATCATCCCTGCTTTCAAACCGTCCTGAGCCTCAGGATTCAATGCCAGAACAGAGTCTTTCTCCAGACCAAACTTAACTTTTAACCTGAAAAACCCTTCCCGGGGCTGAACTACATAATAGTTATAGTTCAGATTATCGACCGTCTTTACACTATCCTGATGGATATCCGGAACTAAAATCTCATCGCCGTCTTTAAGCACTTCTCCCATATCAGGATTCAGCTTTTCCAGTTCCGGAACAGAAATCCCATGTTCATATGCTATTCGCCATTTACCTTCTTTTGGCTTTACTACGTATTCAACAAGACCATCAGGTATAGAGCCTGCCTCTTCCTGTACAGCAAGATATTGTATTTGAGGGATACGGATTTTTTCGCCTTTATCCAGCTGTCGGCTGTAAAGCTCCTTATTATACCTCTTGATATCCTCTACTTTTACATTATAACGCTTGGAGATACTGAAGAGGGTTTCCTTCTTTCTTACTTTATGAGTAATGAAAGTGACCTTCTCCTGAAAATTTTGGTCGTTCTCAACTGTAGAACTTGAAGGTATGATCAAGACTGTATTTTTTCTAACTCCCGTTTTAGCCTCAGGATTTAATTTTAAAATAGCGTAAGGGGTTACCCTGTATTGTTTAGCTATACTTTCTATCGTTTCCCCTTCTTTTACCTGATGTGTCTTAAACTGGTTTTGTGCAAAAACCGAAACACTAAAAATAAAAGCTAAAAAAAATACAATCTGTTTATTCATACTTAATTTATTTATTCCCATTCAATGGTTGCAGGTGGTTTTGAACTAATATCGTACACTACTCTATTAACGCCTTTTACCTTATTTATTATCTCATTTGACATTTTTTGTAAAAAGTCGTACGGCAAGTGTACCCAATCTGCAGTCATTCCGTCAGTACTTTCTACTGCCCGCAAAGCTACACATTTTTCATAAGTACGTTCATCCCCCATCACTCCAACTGAATCTACAGGAAGTAAAATTGCTCCTGCCTGCCATACCTGATCGTATAAGCCCCAGCTCTTCAACCCGTTAATAAATACCGAGTCCACCTCTTGTAATATACTTACTTTTTCAGGTGTGATATCTCCCAGGATCCTGATTGCCAACCCCGGTCCCGGGAACGGGTGTCTTCCTAACAGCTCCGGGTCGATTCCCATAGAAGCTCCCACTCTTCTCACCTCATCTTTAAATAGCATTCTCAGCGGCTCAACCACTTTCAGTTTCATAAAATCAGGCAAGCCGCCTACATTATGATGACTCTTAATAGTTGCCGACGGCCCGTTTACCGAAATAGATTCAATAACATCCGGATAAATAGTTCCCTGCCCTAACCATCTGGCATCTTCAATCTTGTGTGCTTCATCGTCAAACACTTCTATAAACACGCGTCCGATGGTTTTTCTCTTTTCTTCAGGATCAGAGATCCCTGCTAATGCATCCAAAAAACGTGCCGAAGCATCTACTCCCTTCACATTAAGCCCCATACCTTCGTATTGATCCAATACGCTTTCGAACTCATTTTTACGAAGCAGTCCGTTATTTACAAAGATACAGTGAAGCTGGTCTCCGATTGCTTTATGTAACAAAACAGCAGCTACTGTTGAATCGACCCCTCCTGAGAGACCAAGAACAACCTTGTCTTTTCCAACTTGCTCCTTCAATTCATCGACCGTAACATCTACAAAATTAGCCGGTGTCCAGAACTGGTCTACTCCTGCTATTTTTACAAGGAAATTCTCCAACAATTGCTTTCCGTCTGTTGAGTGGTATACTTCCGGGTGGAACTGAATCGCATAGGTTTCTTCTCCTTCTATTCTGTATGCAGCATTTTCTACATCATGAGTGCTCGCTAAACGAACCCCTCCTGTCGGAAGTTCTTTGATGGTATCGCTATGGCTCATCCATACCTGGCTCCCTGCTTCTATCCCATCAAAAAAAGTTTCTTCTTCTTTAATGTATGACAAATTCGCTCTACCATACTCGCGGATATTAGACGGAGCTACATTCCCCCCTCCAAAATGAGCAAGGTATTGTGCACCGTAGCATACTGCCAATATTGGTACTTTTCCTTTTATCCCAGAAAGATCAGGGTGCGGTGCTTCTTCGCTTCTCACGGAGAATGGACTCCCTGATAAAATAACAGCTTTAAAGCTTGAAATGTCTTCTGGTAAATTGTTGTAAGGATAAATCTCGCAGTAGATATTAAGCTCTCTGACACGACGAGCTATTAGTTGAGTGTACTGCGAACCGAAATCTAAAATTAATACGTTGTGTTGCATGCGCAAAAATACTACTTAATGCTAAAAGCAAAAGGGATTATTTAACTTTTTTATTTTACATCGAATCTAAAATGGCCTTAATATCTCCTTCTGTCGTATCAGGATTGATAAAACAAAACCTGGATACCGTTTCATATGTATCGCCATTCTTCCATTTGGTTGGTGTAACCAGTGCAAATCCATCTCGGTGATTTCTAAAGGTCCATTCTCTGTAATCTTCCGGAGACCATCCTTTCCTTCTATATAATACACACGAAAGTCCGGGTGCTCTTACCAGCTCCAGATCAGGGTGTTCTTCAATCATTTCAGCCGCCGATCTGGCTAATTCGATACCACGTTCGACAGCCCATTTATATTTATCGGTTCCATGCATGGCCAGAGAAAACCACAAAGGCAGGCCTCTTACCCTCCTGGTAAGCTGGATCTGATAATCTGCCGGATTGAATCCCCGGGCTCCTTCGTCCTTAAAAATCTCCAGATACGACCCTTCCTGCGAATGTGCCGCTTTGGCCAATTCAGGCTTTTTGTATATTACTGCACCGCAATCGTATGGCGAAAACAGCCATTTATGCGGATCTATGGTAATACTATCGGCCGCTTCGATTCCGTTAAACAAATGCCTTACTGAATCGGCTGCCAAAGCACCTCCTCCGTAAGCGGCATCAACATGAAACCACAGCTTTTCTCTTTTACACACTTCAGCGATACCATCAAGCTCATCTACAATCCCTGCATTTGTAGTTCCTCCGGTAGCTACTACCGCAAACAACCGCTCTCTTTGATCCGGCGACAATGCATTGATCGCTCCGGCAAGATCTGTCCCCAGCAACCTGTCTTCTGAATCTACCAAACAAACGTCTACATCGATCACCTGGGCCATTGCTTTTATTGATGAATGTGCACCGATAGAGGTGATGATCAGTCCTTTTTTTCCTTTGTTTTTCTCTTCCCTTCTCCAGGTTTCCCTGGCTGTAACCATGGCTGAGAGATTCGCCGCAGTTCCTCCACTGGTGAATACCCCGAAAGATCCTTCCGGTAGCCCGGTTAACGATACCAGCCATTTCATCGCTTCATTTTCACAGAAAATTCCTCCGGCACCTTCCATCCAGTATGCACCATGGATACTCGAAGCAGAAGTGACCAGGTCAAACATTATCGCTGCCCTTGTCGGCGATGCCGGGACAAAAGCCAGGTGTCTCGGATGATCGATCGGGACTGTCGCCTTTACCAGCACATCCTTAAATAACTGTAATGCTTTTTCGCCCCCTATACCTTCAGCGGTAACCGTCTCCCCAACTATGGTTCTAAGGTCTTCTTCCTTCATTGGCTTGCCCAATTCCGGTGATGTATTTGTAATTCTGTTAATGACATATTTAGCTATATCCAATGTCATTTCAACTACATCAATATCTATATTATGCATATTTTGATTTTTAAAACCACAAAGGTAAGGTTTTGCAAAACTTTAAAATCCCTTTTTAAAACTGATGTTAAAATTTAGTAACTTTATAGGAAGTAACGTATTATGATACCGGATATCCTAGAAAATATTAAAACTGAACTGGTAAAAGGTACCACCGTCAAAGGGCACCCTTTCAGACTTTGTGTCATGGCTACTGTCGGCATTAACAATTCTGCCCGGATCAGAACCGTAGTGTTAAGGGATGTCGATGAACACTTCAACCTAACCTTCTACACCGATAAACGAACTAAAAAAGTCACGCACATCAGAGAAAACAGAAATGTAAGTCTCTTGTTCTATCACCCTGACCTAAAAACGCAGGTCAGAATAGAAGGTTTTGCCAAGGTGGAAGAAAAAGAAAAAGCGATAAGAGGTTTATGGGATAAATTACACGACGATGCCAAAAAAGATTACACTTCTGCAGAAGCCCCGGGAACAAAAATAGGCCATCCGGACTTTATCACACATCTTAAAGACGAACATTATTTTACAGTTATCAGGGTTTTATCTCAAAAAATAGACTACTTCGAGCTTAAACCCCACAAGCACGTAAGGGCTGCATTCTCTCTGGAAGACAACAACAAATGGAACGGTACATATTTGGTGCCATAGTCTTTTAACCTGTCGTTATTGGGTTACTGCATCTGACACTCAAATAAAGATCAAAAACATTCTCCTTTTCCATCTTCATTACCCGTTTCCCCTATACCATCAGACTTCATGTCTGATGAAAGCCTGTGTGCTACAACGAAACGAGCCACCGAAACTCCGGCTCACCGTAAAATCGATGTATTCTACCCTTATTCCTTCTTCTTCAATCTGTTTTCCGATATGTTCAAAAGCAGGATCAGTAATATACACTTCTTCCGAAACAGGCAATCCGTTCACTGCCAGCTCCCTGGCTTCTTCTAGTGTTACGGAAATCCTTTTCCAGTTTGCCAGTTTATCCGGTATTCCATCTAAAAATGCATCTTCACATACCACCATAAGGTTTTCTTTTACCAAACCTAATGCACAGTCGAGGTGAAGGATGTCAGGATGCAACCGGACCGTTTCTACCGAATAACCGGAAGGTGCAAGCAGGTTATAAAGCCATTGTATTCCGGAATCATTGGTAGCCAATCCCGAATTCCCTACAAATATTTGCTTGCCCAATACCAATACATCTCCCCCCTCTATAAAAAGGCTATTCTCACCGATCAGACCATCGTTGGAAACCATATCCGGTTTTGGAACGGATACATAGACACAATCACCGAAACTGACTTCTTTCAAAAGAATATTTCGTAACGGCAATATTTCATTTCTACGGTGTAAAAAACGAAGAGCCCCTTCAATAACAAAATTGCCTATCACAAAAAAAGGGTCGCGCGTAAAGAAATTGGAGTATCCGTCTTTCGGACTTAACCGTTTCTCTGCTGAGGTCAGTTTTCCCGGAAGCAATACTTCAACCCCGTATTTTTCCAATACCTCCTTTAGTTTCTTCCGCTCGCATTCCCACCTTAGCTGCAAGTCAGGATGGGCTTCCGAATAGTCTTTTCCTCTATTCCTGATACTGTCAGTTATAGCAGATCTCTCCAGAAACCTTAAATCTTCCTTACGAACTTCTTCCGGATAACCAAACTCGGATTCAGCTAATACCACTTTCTGTAAGGGGGCAAATTCACTCTCAACAAAAATCATATGCAAACTGATTTCAGAACATAAAAATACACACTCATTTTCAAATCGCCTCCAACCGAAAATCATTAAGAAAACAACCTCACTCTGCCGGCGCAAATTTGAAGGCTCGTGATATAAATCAGGTGGTTTATAACTCATCCGTCAAACCTGAAAAAGCCTGTTAATGGCGATTATTCTTCCATAAGAAGTATAGCAAACTCCAAATGCAACGGATCCAGATTTGCAAATAATCCGTCCAGCAAGCCCGATCCATACTCGTTATAGAACTCAGAAAAGTTTTTGGTTCTTTCCTGAAGAGATCCATTAGGGAATAACATTTCCTGAATTGCCGTCATTCTCTCCACTTCATCGGACAACTTTCTTTTTTGAGCTTTCAGCAAACGTTGTTCCAGCATGTCCAATCCTTTCAATTGTTTAACTTCTTGTGCCTTTACAGCGTTTAAAAAAGTCTTATCCGTCAATTCTGCCAACCGATACATTTCTTTAAACTGTGTTGTAAGCTGTTCCCGCTGGGAATCAAAGTTTATATCTATATTACTGATCTCTCTGACCCTTCTGTTAATAAAGTTATGCCTTTTTAAAAACAAAGACTTGTATGAAATATGAAGCCTCTCCAGTTTTTCTGCTTGCTTTTTTTCGACCAATAAAACTGAATTCCTTAAAAGCAGAACCGGAAACACCACATCAACCCTTTTGAAAAATGTTTTTAATTGCAACCAATATGCTAACTCGCCCCCGCCCCCTATATAACAAAGATTTGGCAGGATCACTTCCTGATACAATGGCCTCAATAACACATTTGGGGAAAATCGTTCCGGGTACGCCTGCAATTCTGCCAGAATCCCGTCTTCAGAAAAACCTATCTCCGTATCATTTACAGCAAAACCCTCCGCTGTTTTTACGATCCGCTCTCTTAAGCCCTCTTTTAAATAAAACAGATTGATCTCTCTGGGGTTAACCTGAACTTTATAGTCTTTAGATGCTAATTCAGCAGCCGTCTTACCGACTTCCTCATACGAACACTGAAACTTTAACTCTTTTTCTACATAAGGAATAAAAAGCCTTTTAAGGTTCTTATCATTCCCGTCTACAATTACCAGACCACAGGCTCCGAAAAGCTCATTTGCAAGATACCTGGTAGCATCGGTCAGGTTAGCATGCTCCAGATAAGCTCTTTTGAACAAATCTCTCAACTTATCCGCGTCTTTCCCCACGCCCAGTTCGAGATTCAATAACTCAAAAACATCCTGAAGCCCTTCTGTAGACAACTCTCCCACCGCCCCCGAAACTTCTTTGTTCCACTGAAACTTTTTCCCTTTGAAATTAAAAAAGTTAATTTCATCAAAATCATGGTCTTCTGTTGCCATCCAGTATACCGGAACAAAATCATATGACGGATACGCTTCCTTAAGTTTTTTAGTGAGATTGACAGCAGAGATGATTTTATATAAAAAATACAACGGTCCGGTAAACAAATTCAGCTGATGTCCTGTTGTTATGGTAAAAGTCGATGCTTTCTCAAGCAAATCAATATTCTTTCTCGTATCAACCGACAACACAGTTTCCTTATATTGCTTTTTCAAGGAACTAACCAATACCTTTCTGGTTTCAGGACGGTATCCGGATTGTTTCTCAACTATCTGATCCTTAAAATTCTCTATGGAAGGGTAGCGATTATAAAGGGGATTTACGTTTTCATTTTGCTCTAAATAATCTAAAATAAGATTTGAAAAATAGCCGGTATCTTTAAAAGGTATACAGTCTGCAAGCATATATAGTTCTTATTTTTGAAAAATGATTAGTTCTTCCTGATCATTCCCGGTAAATAAAGTCGCCAAACGGAAGAAAACCTTAATAAAAAGTAAAGATAAAACTCTTTAACATTCTAAAAACTAAAAATTCGTTAAGATTGTCCGGGTGTTTATTTATTAGTAGTTTTATACACTAACACCTCATTTTAATGAAACCGACACTACTCATTATTGCCTTCTTAAGCGCCTTAATAGCAACCTCTCAACCGGTTAAGTCTCC of the Zhouia spongiae genome contains:
- the guaA gene encoding glutamine-hydrolyzing GMP synthase; this translates as MQHNVLILDFGSQYTQLIARRVRELNIYCEIYPYNNLPEDISSFKAVILSGSPFSVRSEEAPHPDLSGIKGKVPILAVCYGAQYLAHFGGGNVAPSNIREYGRANLSYIKEEETFFDGIEAGSQVWMSHSDTIKELPTGGVRLASTHDVENAAYRIEGEETYAIQFHPEVYHSTDGKQLLENFLVKIAGVDQFWTPANFVDVTVDELKEQVGKDKVVLGLSGGVDSTVAAVLLHKAIGDQLHCIFVNNGLLRKNEFESVLDQYEGMGLNVKGVDASARFLDALAGISDPEEKRKTIGRVFIEVFDDEAHKIEDARWLGQGTIYPDVIESISVNGPSATIKSHHNVGGLPDFMKLKVVEPLRMLFKDEVRRVGASMGIDPELLGRHPFPGPGLAIRILGDITPEKVSILQEVDSVFINGLKSWGLYDQVWQAGAILLPVDSVGVMGDERTYEKCVALRAVESTDGMTADWVHLPYDFLQKMSNEIINKVKGVNRVVYDISSKPPATIEWE
- a CDS encoding dimethylarginine dimethylaminohydrolase family protein, giving the protein MIFVESEFAPLQKVVLAESEFGYPEEVRKEDLRFLERSAITDSIRNRGKDYSEAHPDLQLRWECERKKLKEVLEKYGVEVLLPGKLTSAEKRLSPKDGYSNFFTRDPFFVIGNFVIEGALRFLHRRNEILPLRNILLKEVSFGDCVYVSVPKPDMVSNDGLIGENSLFIEGGDVLVLGKQIFVGNSGLATNDSGIQWLYNLLAPSGYSVETVRLHPDILHLDCALGLVKENLMVVCEDAFLDGIPDKLANWKRISVTLEEARELAVNGLPVSEEVYITDPAFEHIGKQIEEEGIRVEYIDFTVSRSFGGSFRCSTQAFIRHEV
- a CDS encoding DUF3820 family protein; translation: MQPDNKYLIELARAKMPFGKYKGRYLIDLPEPYYTWFRQKGFPQGKLGEQMQAMYEIKVNGLEGLIREIQKRY
- a CDS encoding PBP1 and LysM peptidoglycan-binding domain-containing protein, with the translated sequence MNKQIVFFLAFIFSVSVFAQNQFKTHQVKEGETIESIAKQYRVTPYAILKLNPEAKTGVRKNTVLIIPSSSTVENDQNFQEKVTFITHKVRKKETLFSISKRYNVKVEDIKRYNKELYSRQLDKGEKIRIPQIQYLAVQEEAGSIPDGLVEYVVKPKEGKWRIAYEHGISVPELEKLNPDMGEVLKDGDEILVPDIHQDSVKTVDNLNYNYYVVQPREGFFRLKVKFGLEKDSVLALNPEAQDGLKAGMILKLPKETFGAYNVQEDGKLMPKFTLTDSINSQLISKIAVAIPLKLNEIDFESSNDARKKLEADRLLNISLDFYSGMLVAIDSVKKLGVNADIKILDTEGTEVGVSKLLNNTDFTAYNAVIGPFTYRSFNKLSYGLRRHNVPVFAPFTNKNIELYQNVFQTLPSDEVLVDKMIDFIVEKGQDKHIIIIADSKNAIVKNKLKAGIPSASIVTTESDNYVKMVNLERSLSKEKENWVVVESNRIPLLTNIANVLNSLRTDHRKIVMFTTNKGDAYETSDDIKNSYLSALQFHYPTVDKPSSLDNTFHKVYEERFGSYPNRYAIRGFDLMMDILLRLSYNKDLYRVASRVGETEYLENKFAYKKQYAGGYMNTGVYIVKYDNLEIKEVK
- the bshC gene encoding bacillithiol biosynthesis cysteine-adding enzyme BshC; translated protein: MLADCIPFKDTGYFSNLILDYLEQNENVNPLYNRYPSIENFKDQIVEKQSGYRPETRKVLVSSLKKQYKETVLSVDTRKNIDLLEKASTFTITTGHQLNLFTGPLYFLYKIISAVNLTKKLKEAYPSYDFVPVYWMATEDHDFDEINFFNFKGKKFQWNKEVSGAVGELSTEGLQDVFELLNLELGVGKDADKLRDLFKRAYLEHANLTDATRYLANELFGACGLVIVDGNDKNLKRLFIPYVEKELKFQCSYEEVGKTAAELASKDYKVQVNPREINLFYLKEGLRERIVKTAEGFAVNDTEIGFSEDGILAELQAYPERFSPNVLLRPLYQEVILPNLCYIGGGGELAYWLQLKTFFKRVDVVFPVLLLRNSVLLVEKKQAEKLERLHISYKSLFLKRHNFINRRVREISNIDINFDSQREQLTTQFKEMYRLAELTDKTFLNAVKAQEVKQLKGLDMLEQRLLKAQKRKLSDEVERMTAIQEMLFPNGSLQERTKNFSEFYNEYGSGLLDGLFANLDPLHLEFAILLMEE
- a CDS encoding DUF922 domain-containing protein, which produces MKSLVLSFLMALAFLQRTPREIIIWEAGQKLAWADFKGTPKINSNAVAVTSSGIGYKLITRTDQGNSNYEVVVFAYFSTQDSWYKPKYVNDNVLAHEQLHFDITALYAQKLIYEIGKLSFNDDVELELEKMHDRITIEMDSVQKAYDKQTESSVHESAQVLWQSKIEGKLKKYLKLNSRKR
- a CDS encoding pyridoxamine 5'-phosphate oxidase family protein; protein product: MIPDILENIKTELVKGTTVKGHPFRLCVMATVGINNSARIRTVVLRDVDEHFNLTFYTDKRTKKVTHIRENRNVSLLFYHPDLKTQVRIEGFAKVEEKEKAIRGLWDKLHDDAKKDYTSAEAPGTKIGHPDFITHLKDEHYFTVIRVLSQKIDYFELKPHKHVRAAFSLEDNNKWNGTYLVP
- a CDS encoding pyridoxal phosphate-dependent decarboxylase family protein; this encodes MHNIDIDVVEMTLDIAKYVINRITNTSPELGKPMKEEDLRTIVGETVTAEGIGGEKALQLFKDVLVKATVPIDHPRHLAFVPASPTRAAIMFDLVTSASSIHGAYWMEGAGGIFCENEAMKWLVSLTGLPEGSFGVFTSGGTAANLSAMVTARETWRREEKNKGKKGLIITSIGAHSSIKAMAQVIDVDVCLVDSEDRLLGTDLAGAINALSPDQRERLFAVVATGGTTNAGIVDELDGIAEVCKREKLWFHVDAAYGGGALAADSVRHLFNGIEAADSITIDPHKWLFSPYDCGAVIYKKPELAKAAHSQEGSYLEIFKDEGARGFNPADYQIQLTRRVRGLPLWFSLAMHGTDKYKWAVERGIELARSAAEMIEEHPDLELVRAPGLSCVLYRRKGWSPEDYREWTFRNHRDGFALVTPTKWKNGDTYETVSRFCFINPDTTEGDIKAILDSM